In the Gammaproteobacteria bacterium genome, one interval contains:
- a CDS encoding transposase yields the protein MAFEWVVYTKHCLDHTATVVDYLARYTHRIAITPARILAVDDERVTIRYKDYRDRDRHKTLTLEGEEFVRRCLMHVLPKGLMRIRHFGFLANRGRREKLARIREALAVPVPPEKDDGTAHHDGVDYACPQCPTGRLYVIAQIAPSRAS from the coding sequence GTGGCTTTTGAGTGGGTGGTCTACACCAAACACTGTCTCGACCATACCGCCACCGTCGTCGACTACCTGGCCCGTTACACCCACCGCATCGCGATCACCCCAGCGCGGATCCTCGCGGTCGACGACGAACGGGTGACCATCCGGTACAAGGACTACCGCGACCGTGACCGACATAAGACATTGACCCTGGAGGGCGAAGAGTTCGTGCGCCGCTGCCTGATGCATGTCCTGCCGAAAGGGCTGATGCGCATTCGTCACTTCGGCTTCCTGGCCAACCGCGGCCGCCGGGAGAAGCTCGCCCGGATCCGTGAGGCACTGGCCGTCCCCGTCCCACCGGAGAAGGACGATGGCACCGCACACCACGACGGTGTCGACTATGCCTGCCCGCAGTGCCCGACCGGGCGGCTGTACGTAATCGCGCAGATTGCGCCCAGTCGAGCATCCTGA